GgaggtaaaagaaaaataccaaaatgcAAGttcccagggggaaaaaaaaaaaaaaggcctgattttcagaatcCTGAACAACCAAAATTTTCTACTGACgaaccttttctgtattttttaaaataattctcttttcATATGTTCAGACATTGCTTTAGGAAGACTGGTTTACGTAcatatttccttcctctttttaaatatctgacaACTACTTTTTCACTAATTTCTTGAAGATGCATTCTTTTCAAGAGCCATGCTCATATTCCAATCAAATATGTTTCTTCCCTGCCTAtgccaaaacagaacaaaatttcaATGCTCCAGAGTATAAACTGAAATGACCACTGTTTATCCATCTTCCCTCCACCAACTCTTCTCGGAATTCAGAGCTAGAAATACCTGCATGGCCCGCTTCCCCATGCTAACCACTTCAAACAAGGTAACTGCCTCAACCACTTCGCCATTCTGCAGCTGGCTCACTCTTCTGCTACTGGAAGAATTTCTCTTTATGTTTTCACACTGTTCTCGGACCTTCCGTTTCTCTCTCTGAAACGAGTCAAGCAAAGCATGTGAGGAAACACAACACATAACAGTCATTCACAAATACATGAATTATCCCCTAATAACAAGGTTTTTTACTCTCATTGCAATGATTTCCCCAGGGTGCTAACTTTTAAGCTTCAAGGACACTGATAAAGCCTTATCAAGTATGACCATACtagaagggaatgaaaaaaaggatttacCAGTTTGAATTTTTTCTCAACAATGAGTCATAAGCACAGGAAGGTGTAACAGGAAAGAAGCTTCTGAACAGTTGTGTACTACCTGGAAGGCATTTTTCAGTGGCAGCTGTAATTTCTGAAGAATAGACAGCAAGCACAGAAGCTCTTCTACATCTTTTCACTCACAGGGTAAACACACAACCTGCAAATTATCGTCAGCTGCACACAATGCACAGCTAAGGAAGAACATACGCTGAAATGAACTGACTGTTCAAAAGCCAGCATTGAGGCTCTGATGCCAATGGAATTTGGGCGTCAAGCTGTACCCAGTAACTAGATTTTAACTGCACTGTATTGTGATTGGTTTATGGAATACTCAATTTTGTAACAACTGaatgagacagaaaataaattccgtaattaaaaaaaaaaaaaaaaaaatcaacttactGGTGTTTTCAGGTTGCCATTTCTCACACAGCTGCTGTTCTGCACAGCAGACTCAGGCACAGCCTCATCACGGACAGCATTCTCTCTGAAGCGCAACAAATACATTGAAGGGGTTAGCAGTGAGAACACAGAACTACACACTTCAGcacaaacaacagaagaaaataaaagctttttttttttttaattaattgtttggAAGTTATGTCATTTTGTTACTAAAACCCAAACAGCTAACTTTAAAAGTACAACAGAAATTTGGGGCCTTTTTCAAACTATTGGCTTTCCTGTAAGATATACAGATAATTAGAAAACTAGCAAAACTATCAAAGATATCAAGGAAGTAGAAAGTaagtaaatgaaacagaaagctgaTGTTGACTTAAGGCAGCCTTTGTTGACTTAAGAGCTTTCCACCATGAATCAGTAACACAAGTATGCATTCACTTCGTGGGTGCTCTAAACAAAACAAGGTAATAACATTTGATGGGTCATttaaaatgagaggaagaaaCTGCTTTACTTTGTCTATaaaacacactgaagaaaaaagacacATCAGAAATTTCACTTGCAGGTCATTGCTAATATGATGGAggaataattttataaaaaaagatgCACCTTCTGGGAGATCTGAAGCCATACATTTATCTGCAATGAAATCATGCCACTTTTCATCATTCCCAATGCTAACAATATGCTTTGCCAAAGGTCATGTTTGAGCAGAAGAGCTGGATCCCACTTGTGCAGCAGGTCCAGTACTGGTAGCTGGCTGCTATGGCCTCCTTTTAAACTACGGTGGCCAGGACATGAAGCCAGTTGACTTGTACTATAAGAAGgcacaaaaagaaagtaaatatgaGTGTGTATAGTTACTTTCATTTCCATGATACTGCTTCAACAAGAGAGTGTACTAACACAAGTGACcactttacaaaggaaaaaacagtgtaTTACACTGTCAGATATAGTCAACACTCCAATATCCAGTGTTGGCTAACCCCGACGGAGAATTAACTGCGCTATGGATGCAGAGCCAGCTCGACTCCAGCTAAGTTTATCAATGCCAGACAAgcactgttgttgttgttgttcttcacAAGACTGTTTCAGTCAGACATTGCCTCTGCAAAGCAAATCCTGAGGCTGAATAGCATCAACTGCAGGACCAAGGTCTTGATGTTATTTTGTTAGTGAGAGCAGACAGAAGTGTTTATTTAAACACATCTCTGTTTACTTTTTGAATTTATTGGGACACTTCACTGTAAGCAAAGTAGAATTAGGCTCCAAAAGACTCCAAGAAAAAttctatataaatataaaattctataaaaataaatcaaatttctAAATACAATTATGCAAATGCTTAACTTCCCTACAAGAAAAGTCCCATGAAAGTTAAATTCAATGAACATCTTTGTCATAGAAAAGTTCAAAATGTGCCACAGTGTTTCGCAGATGGAAGCtaagaaaataattcaggatGAACCGATCCTTACATCAGCTGTCTAGAGTTCTGCATGTTATAGAAAAGAGAGGGATGAACTACAGTTCACAACTGAATCAGCATGCTACAAGCAATAGTTTGCAACAGTTTTCAAACGTTTTCTTTGATTTGTAATTGCAAGCCACAGAGATTAAGTATCTCAAGCACCACCAGAGACTTCCTAgttgaaaagaagcagcagacaaGATAGCAATATGTATTGCTTTTCTGATGCCAGTTAGCTCTCCCAGATTTTTCTACAGaccacaaaaataaacaaaaagaatccAAACGTGTTTGTCAAGGAGCTGCTTCTCCTATGTGATTAAATCCTTTCACTCTTGATTTCAAAGCAGAATGCAACATTATGGGGCTGGACTAACATGTTCTTACTTGCACTGTTTCACTAGAACTACAAGTCAGATGCCAGCCAACAACGTGGTAACATGCATTACCTGTTTCTGCATCATACTCAACATAATGCTCAACGTGCTCTCAAACAATTTTCCTGAATCGTTTGCATGTACTATTTAGCAACTTACTCCATcccataagaaaaataaatgtattgcatTTGATTACAGCAACTATAATTGAGTCCAAGttgaattaaaacatttaaataatgaaaaaatcagAACTGCTGCAGGACAGTTCAGTCAAGTACTTGTCTGATCACGTACTGCTTTTAATATGTCTAGAATATACTTCTTTGAAGCTTTAACTCATGTGCCTCTTTCCCAAGAACACCCTGAAGGACGGCCCTACAGACGGTATCTACTGGCCCTGTGCTACCTACTTTGTCAGCTTATGCCAGGCAAAATGTACCTGTAGCAAAAGAGGCTCAACAAAGTAAGTGAACGCCTGGTATATAGAACAGCATCCTTACCAAAGCTCAGCAAAACCTGCAACAATGAGAAGACCGTTGATCTACAGCCTCCTCATATTGGGCTAACAATGCCAAGTAAAACAACATCCCTGTGATGAAACCAGTTAGAATAACTTTCATACATGCACTAAACATCTGTCTTAAACACTCAACAAATGTAACTAAGCACTAAATACTAATACTAAAAAGCCATTTAGTTTCTGAATTGTTTTGGTTATCAGTGCACCACAGCACGTAGCAATGCCACAGGAAGCACCGTGCTACAACAGACAACTTACACAAAAGGAGAgattttttaaatccagataCTATCAATACTCatgtttctcctttctcttctcttttttccttttaatactgAGGTTTCCGGTAAGGCTATTCGTAAGGCAGGTACTTAAACATTTGCAGGAACTAGACCAGAGCCTAGAAACTGAACCCCATGAAACCACTTAGAAATCAAATGAGATTTTAATGGAGTTTTTATTTGCACAACTAAGTTTCTGTTGAAGAAACTGTTAAAAGAATTAAGACATCCTCTTCTCTTCTTGAGCAAAATAGGAACCACTGTACCTAGCTGAGGATGAAATGTGATCACTTCTGCAGCAATCCTTATACATAACTCCATTTAACATCTTTTCAACTATAGGAGTGCAACAGTAGGTTTCACAAATTTTGAAATAGGTTCTTTTTTTTGCTCCCCTCTGTTAGTCTACACCATTCTGAGCATTTTTGCATACCTAAATTCACTGCCTCATGCACTGGTAAGAAACAGTTCTCAGCCATTTACTTTGTTTCCATCAGCAATCAGTAAGAAAGCACGGGCAGAATTCCATTCCTATCTCACCCTAATTTTCACCTTTATACCCTGCTACATACAGCTCATAGACTTATTTTTACCTCACATTCCTGCCACAATATGGTCCTTTCACTAGCACTTGGGAGTATTACTGATGAGGTAAAACCCTTGAAGTAGGAAGGAAGCAAAGTCCTTCATCTAGTCCTCAAACACAATACTATGGTGAAAATTTCTGAATTCAGTTTTCTCATCTTAATAAACATTTAGAGCAGATTTAGTGACtcacacttaaaaagaaaaatacctcttTAACAAAGAGGTAACATATTCCTTTAGCTGTGTAAAAGGAACAATTAATTGATGTTACCGGAAGAATCCTAcctgtagatttttaaaattataaatttcaATACAGCTGCTTCATCTTTTAGAAGCAACATAAGAAGCTCAGCTAAACAACTGCCAGGTGCAACTTCTGAAACTAAGAGGCTGGCTTCAGATGAAACATACTAGAAAGGACATATGGGAAGCTATATTAATTGTCATCATGGAGTACGAGGAATACATCTCTCAGCTTTCGTTAGAGCTTAATGAAGCAAAAGACCTGGAGCAGACTTGCTCAGAAGGTGACAGGATCAGCAAAGATTGGGCTGCAACGAGTTCAAAGCATGCAACACTGGACATCTAAGAAGCGTCACTCTTTGAAACTAGATAAGATATGCCCAAATGTTTTAACTTTGcctcttatttatttatatctgCTCTAGTAGAAGTAGAACTTCTAAATACCATTCTGTAAACAATGATATGAATCCATTTGGTTTATAGATCATCTAAACTGatgactgaaaaaatacattatgaaaGGGAGAAGACTTGATGTATCCCTGATAAAACAGCTATAAAGAAACAACGCCCCCTTCAATGCCAACAGGGAGACTACAGATTACTTAGCACTCTTCCCCCTCAGCATGCCCAAATTCACCACTGAAGTGAACACATGCATTGACTATGAATCTGCCCATTATTTCTTTCCAAAGGAGGTTCATTTGCACTGTAGTGAATAAGGCACAGAAAAGCTTGTAAGGCCAAGGTCCCTATCAAGCAGCATAAAACAGTACATTAAGAAGATGCTAAACAATACATAAAAGGGAATAAAGCGGGGAAATTAGTAACAAGACGTAGTGGCTTTTTACTTCCTTACCACCCACACATTGACATATTGTATGACACATTGTATACTGCCCCACTATCCACCGGGCACAAATTCAAGGGGCAGCACCCTAATTTACCAAGAAATTTGATAGACAATGTGTGTCACGTCTTACTTTTGGCTGGGAAGGTTACTGGCTGTGTTGGGCTCGGCTATCATTTCCGCTACATTATTTCAGCAGTGCAGACGGCAAGCTAACAGGATCAGCACCACTTCTGAGCAAACTTCACCAAGATCCGTAGCGTTAAAAACTTAACAAAGCTTTCGCTCTTGCGGGCGAAAAAGCAGCCAAAACctgtcaagaaaagaaaacagaaagagttAATTCTAGATAGTTCCCCTAAAATCAAGTCAGAAAGTCCCCCGCAAAACCAAGTCGCGGAAGGGGATGCAACTTTGCGAAAGAAATTAATCCGAAGAGGAGAATTCGGAGGTGGGACCGCTGCACCTGGCGGGAGCCCTGACGAGGGAGGCAACCCGTACAAAGCCGCCGGCCGTCAGAGGCGCGCCCGGGGCCGCACGGCCCGCTTACCTTACCCTCCTCCCCCTCGGGCAGACCCCCGCAACGCCGGCGGCACCGcgccccgctctccccagcgGCCCGCGCCCCGCACAGGCGGGCCGCCTCAGGGGCATCGCCGCCACCGTCGCCGCCCTGACAGGACGTAACGGGCGGCGGCGCGCCGGCCCGGGAGACGGGGGACCCTCACCCGCCCGTagacgcacgcacgcacgcagaAGTACAGGTGCGGGCTGGAGGCGGACGCGCTGGCTGCCGCGccaggggaggcggcggggccaggcggggaCAGGCGGGGCGCGGCAGCGGCCGCGgcccaggcggcggcgggaggaagAAAGCGCGAGGGTGCGCGCGCGCAGCGCGGGGCCCACCACTCACCTGCCCCGGGGACGCGCGCCCCAGGCCCGAGCGCGCGCCGACACCGCCCCCTGACTCCCTCTCCTCCCGCTGCGGCAGCCCGGGCGCCGGCTCCGGCCTAGCGTCAATCACGGCCGTCCCTCCGCACCACCCGGCCAATCAGATGCGGGTATCGCTGTCACGTGCCCCATCACCGCAGGTGGGCGGGGAGACTCGCGGTGCAGCCGGTGCCTTAGGGCTTCCGTAGCGGCCGGGGCGAGGGCGGAAGGACACGCCTCGTAACGGTCCCTCCCCGCTGCCGAGGGCCGCGCCATGGGGCCCGGCTGCCTCTCGCCGTCGCTCCTGCTGCGttgccggcgggcggcggcggctctcGGCGCGGCCCGCTGCCGCGGCGGGCCGTTGTCTGCCCGCCCGCTCAGCGCCGCCGTTCGCCTGCGGGCTCCCCAGCGGCCGCCGGGCGGGGGCGAGCcaccgcgggcgggcggcggagcgcggTGGAAGGGGGTGGTGGGCGCCGGCggggatgaagaagaagaagaggcggaggagggtgaggaggaggaggcggagctggaggagctgctgggcccCTCTCCGCTGGCCGTGCAGCCCGGCGCGCAGCGCCTGGCCGTGGTGCACCCAGCTGTCAAGTGGGGCCCGAAGAAGTCGCCGCTTACCACGGGTGCGTGGCTGCGCCGGGCCCGGTGAGCCCCCCGCGCGGGTGGCGCCAGTCAGCCGGGCCGCTTTCTGTCTCTCCTCGCCCGCGTCCTTTCTCAGCTTCCTCCTGTTCTAGACCCCTGCGGTCCGCAGGAATGCAGTTAGGGAATTAGTGCCGGTAGCGTGAAGTAGACCCGTTATTACAGTGGTAAAACTGCGAAATACAAACTCGCAGTAGATAAAAAGTCAAGGTCGGTGTTTTCTTCTCTGATAACTTTTTAAAGAATGCGTTCCGAGTGACTGCTCGCAGATCGGTGCTTTGACTTGTAAGTCACGCTGACTTTGGGTCTCAGACAGCAAAACCGCTTGGTGCATAGAGTGTTTAGCTTGGTTACCCCGTATTAGACGAATGTTAATAGCCTTCAGCCCTCAACCGTGCTGCCTGGCCAGGTAGGCAGGAGTCCTTCAGCCTTAGACTTGCTCAGAAGTTGGCTGAAGAGCAGGAGTACTCTTCTGTCCATAGAAGAGAGTGTGGTGAAGATGAGGTCTTGTGTAATTAAGTCCTCTCACGGACTTAAAGTGAGTGCTTCTGTGTAGTTATTTAGGGATGCAGTCGCCAATAATTCCTTTATAAGGACCTTAATTAGCATTGCTATTCTTCGATTTCCCTCAGAAATCCTTCTAGCTAGCTAGTACGTATACATTAATCATGCATGCGTAAGGTGTTTGATGAACTTGGCTTGGTGTTGTTTCTCCAAACACTTCTCCAATTAAAGTTGTAATAGAAAGGATTAAGCATTTTGTAagggtttttatatatatatctgtcAATTTATATATGATAGTCATTCTTGTATTCGTTTGTTATGCGATGAACCTAAATATTATTTAGTTTTATTAGTGCTGCTAATTATAACAAATTGTCACTTTGCAGAATAAAGTTTGTAACCTTTTCAGAATTTACATAAGCATTCCCAttttagaactgaaaaaaaaaaatacgaagGCACCTTTCTGTCCAGACATACAGAAGAATAGCAGTGATCCCTTTCCATTTATTTAGGCCCTCCAGATGAAGAGCCTGAAGTCTGAACAAATGTTTTGGAAAGATTGTTGAAACACCACAGGTACAACAAGAAATCTGTGCATTTTACAAGGAACACTAACAATATGAGGAGAAAGAGGATCATggttatctttaaaaatatattacctTTTGGACCAAGGTAACCTATTTAATATATCAATTACATTTTGCTATCTAGAGGAACTTGACAAATCTGTTATGAAAAGAGGATCTTATTCCCATTTGGCAAATCAAAACTGGATCTACTGATCTGATATGCCTGTGTAGTCTTCATGATTTCACGAAGTCCTCAAAAATCAGTGCTCTGCCATgtagatgttttttaaaaaaaaaaaaaaaaaaaaagactgatgaaCCAGAAAACAGGATTGGAATCTGCTGGTTTTAGCAAGTCGTAAATCAGTGTAGATCCTTTGTGAATAAGTACCAGTGAAGTTAGCAGCAGGATATGCCGTATTAGTAATGCTTTAAATATTGCCGCAAAACACCAAGGAATTAATCACGTGGTTTTGCGCTCATCTAAAAtaacagaatttattttccaaCTAGTTACTCATTTCACTTGTTGAGGCAAAAAGGTTGGTAATTTCTTTGCTGAcaatacaattaaaaattattctaaatcaACGACCACGGAAATAATTTATACTGGCAGAAAGATGCTTTGTGTGGTAAAATGGCATCAAACTAGAAGTTTAATTATTCTGATTAGAGGTAAGACATTTTGCTCCTTGCGCCACTGGTTAAAATAAATACCCTACTAGAATTTCAGTGTACCTTAGTCTTTCCCTGATCATGCACGTACTGTAGTTATTGGAAATCTGAGCAAAGTTATGTTGGTATATtataagcttttttcttttttttttttcccgtgttCCTAAAGCTGAATTACAGATTGCTGAAGCCGTTGCTCTTGTAGATACGCTTCAGAACTGGACGATTTTAGATAAAATAATTATTCCTACAAAAAATCCTGACAAGAAGTTTATTTTTGGCAAAGGAAACTTTCAGTTTTTGACAGGTAAGGACTGAGACTTTTCAGCACTGCATCATTCTAAATGGAAGACTTCTGCACCTGAACTGTTTTAAGGATAGGTAtgaaagctggagagagagagaattttgtTTATCCATCGTGCAGGTTTGCAAACAaacttcaaagaattttttttaaggttacaaAAGCAACACAGAATAGAAGTTACCCATGCTCACTGAAAATGTGTGAGGCAACTTAATCCCTGTGTTTATGTGATTGACATAAGTGAAACTAGCAGCTGTTTTACATAGTACTAAATTAGTGCAAATATAACTGTTCCGTGACCGAAGAATATGATGCCATTTGATATTTCACAAGCGTTCTGCTCAGTGCAAAATGGTTttatattctgtgtattttaaaaagagaattgaCATTTAACACTATATTTTGTAATGGTTATCCATCttttagaaaagattaaaaaattaccCCACGTGACAGCTGTCTTCCTGAATGTGGAAAGAATATCTTCACTAACAAAGGTAATTAAATATAGTATCAAATCATATTCTTTACATCAGTATTGTTCGGAAGCTATTGATGTTACGAGAAGTAGGGCCAGTTATGAGACTGAATTTGCAAATGGTAATATATGAAGCCACCGGGACTGAGTTTTGTTGAAAGGAAACTTAATTCCTACTACATTTGTCCAGTTGATATATGTCTTCCCAGCTCTCGTGCGTGAAATTTTCGAGCAGCCCAAAAGCCATTTAGTATAGACTCTGCTCCCACATTTGCCACTGGCTCTACTTAAAATGTTGGAAAAGTTACTCAAGGTCTTTTTCACAAAACGGAGGTGATAACACAGCTTTTGTTATGAAGAATGTCAACGTTTTGGATTAGCTATATGCACTAGTTTCTATACCTGTATGGATAGTGTATTTATTTTCCTATAGTTCTGTGGatgctgtattgtattttgaatatgAGTGTAGGTTCAGAGCAAGCTTATGTTCGaatgtttcaaatatttaaactttgattCCTAACCGTTAAAAAGAAACCGTATTTTGAACGGACAGATTATGTTGAGGGGAGGAGCATGCTTCACTTTTTTTAACACTGGCAGTAAAACAACTGGTGCATGAACTATAGATGCTCTTTGAAATGCTTagacaaactgaaataaatactttACAGGTTTTTTACATGTACAGCATCATGCAAAGTGCGTGCAAACGCTGCAAGCAAACGTTAATGCTTTGCTGGTAGTTTTGAATGCTTTCCCTGATTATAAATGAACAGAGATGGTAAATATCTCTAATAGATAGTTATCTCGAGCACTTCAATTTATTGATGAAATGGAAGTTGAAAATGTTCCATTTCAGTTTCCTAGTGTTTATTCCCTAATTTATAGTATGTGTACTTTTAGTACTTAGATTtgctaaaaaaaatttcttttcgcGAATCTAGATCTTAAGAGCAATTTAACAGGGTTGATTCAAGCAAGTGTTTGAGAACATGTATAAAACACAAGCATTCTGGATTTTAGAGATGGCGGAGGGGAACTTTAAGTGTCTTTTGCTGAATGAGagcaagggtgggtttttttgtttgttggttggttggttggttggggttttttaagtatttcatgaAAAGCTggttatgaaataattttcttgccttcctctctttctaagttttttttttaatttcagtaatcttttttcttttcctgtgttatCCCTATCCTTTCCCATACCAgcatttcataattattttttgcaAGGACTTAACCACTGAGATTCTTGATTCTGAGATACACTGTAAGAGCTGTTGTCAGAATCCATTAAAGGCAGTGGAAGGATTCTTGCTGAATTTGATGGGCCTAGACATAAGGTTCTATGTTCCAAACtctctttttcacctttcttcGTGGTCAACCAAATTTTGCCTTTGCGTGCTCATAATCGTTACCCATCCGTTGAAATGGAATCCTGAGGTCCTCTGAGTTTGAATGTCCATCAGCTAACTGTAACTGTAGCGCTGTGTAGGAATTGATCTACTGATACTGTGGGGGACAGAAAACATCTAGGTTATTTTGTCTTACATGGCTAAAGAAAGAACTAGAAGATGCCTGGGGCGTGAAAGTCTTTGACAGATACACAGTTGTACTTCACATTTTTCGTTGTAACGCCAGGACCAAAGAAGCAAAACTTCAGATAGCATTGGCCGAAATTCCACTTCTCAGGTACCTCAAGCTGTGCAAATCACATACTGATGTTCACATACTTTAGTGACTATTTTTTACAGTAACGAAAATGGTAATACTGTACTGTAAAGAAAAATGACACTGTTTCAGTACTAGCATAGCATGCTCAATGATTGATTAGAGCATAGAAGTATTTGCTTTAATGTCATTGTTTTAAGCTTCTGCAGTGCTGACAGGCAAAACCAGAAAGTGTTCAATAGATAATCttacaaaatatatttctcatGAAAAGGTCCCAGTTCTTTCTAATGTGGAAGATGGATTGCAAGAACGTGTAGGAATTGCATATGTGTATCCCATATATAATATTGATGGGTTTAATAAGGAAAGCTATAAACAAGGAAGATTAAAGGTATTAATTTGTATCTGAATTTTCCAAATTTCTACATTACATGGCATAGAAACGTTTGTACATGGAAGTTGGTGTGAGTTGCGTGGATGTATCAGAGGCATCTTTGGCtctctgaaatttcaaaatagCCATTATAATTTGCTAAGAGAGTTGGATGATTTTTCAAACCACAGTTGAGGAGCCAGGAAGATCCGGATTTTTTTCATCAGGCTTCTCGCCATGAGCAGGTTTTATTTAGAGCTCTGTCATTTAGTGGTTTTATTTGTACTATTAGAATATCATTACTGCTTTGCATTTGTTAGGCATTTTAGGATAGCTTGATTGAAGAAAATTGCTTCTAATTAACTGTTACTCCACTGCCAGGTCAAATCTGAAAAATGAGGTGTCTCAGCTAGATCAGCAGAGAGGTGGATCGAGATACATTATGGGGTCAGGTAAAGTCTAAATATTCTTGTgaattagaggattttttttctccatagccttaaacaaatttaattgcatcttattttatttggaggaggctgggaggaaAAACTGTTTGTGTTCTGCATCTAATTAAGTGAACATACAAAAATGTATTGGAAAGTAACTTAAATAACAAAGTTTTGGTCTGTACTGGCTCAGTAAGTGGCCAAGGACAGAGTATTTGCTGCCACAGGGGTTTATCATAAGTGTATATGGTTATTCTAGAGTGCTTAGCATATGTTTTAATAATTACTTATCACTCTGACTCTATCTTAGGCAAGAATACATAGTTTTAGTTGCTTACTTCATATGCCCTAGTGCTAACTCACTTGATTTCCAAATGCACAACATCACTTGGTTTACTGTTTCTCTTGTAGACCTTTCTGCCAattattcatttgtatttttcaggTGAAACATTCATGGAGACACAGAATCGcatcttgaaagaaaaagaacttaaaaTTAGGAATGCCCTGGAGAAACTAAGAAGAAAAAGGTCTTTACTTAGAACTCAACGCAGAAAACGCGAGTTTCCAATTATCTCAGTAATGGGCTATACTAATTGTGGTAAGCAAAAACTCGTGAAATTGTAACACGAAAGAGCTTTTTGTCtaatttttaattagaaactGTAGCCAAAATCTCATTTCAGTGTGAATAGGCTTcgtattttaattagtttttaaattgtGTAATGAATGTCAATTAGGATATAGTTAGGAAAGCAAATGATGCTTAtgtagttagattttttttttttttttgcagtcttgAAGACGTGTTTTGGAGAAATGCCTAGCACCTATTGTGCCAAAAAGATTTAATATATAGTGCTGAAGACTGTAGTGTTAGTGTCCCTTTATATGAATCTTTCTTAATTGATCAGAATGGGTAGAGAAAAGTACATGGATGTTTAGATCACTGTGAAGGCTTGAGGCATAGGAGGAGAATTCAGGAGAGTTGGCAGTTGATCTCAGAAATGTGCTTAAGAAGCACTGTAGCTTTTCGTTGATTAATGTATAGTGTTCTGAAATGCGTTCATAAGAGAATCTAAATAAAGCTAAAGGggttttttctattcttttttcataGCTTACACAAGTGAATTCATACACAAGGCATAAATAGACTTTGGACTAGACACTTTTTTCAGGTTACATTATCTTAAGACCATTTCatttattcaatatctttataaaaACAAACTTACCTTGCACTAATTTTGTTATCAGTTGTATACTCAAAGATTTGGATTACActgtatgtttttcttaaatctcATACTTCTATACTTTTAAAACTGAAGAttcaaaaaatacatatattacaATTTTGTACACATAATTGAAATACTTTAACTAGGGCATATACTGAGCACTTTAGTTTAATGACTAAATTCTGTGAAATATCAATTGAGTTAAATAAATGTCTCTAGTACTATGGTCATGAGGAAATCCCCAATAAAAGCATAAACCTAATAAGCTACATATTATTAGTGCTTCTGTTTATTGTTGGATTTAAGAAGTAAATATTGAATTGTTTTATTTGACAGCAGAAGCACTGAGGAGCGCGTAAGTGTATGCTTCCTAATGCTGTCATGGCAGCGCTCTTCA
This genomic interval from Calonectris borealis chromosome 1, bCalBor7.hap1.2, whole genome shotgun sequence contains the following:
- the GTPBP6 gene encoding putative GTP-binding protein 6 isoform X1, which gives rise to MGPGCLSPSLLLRCRRAAAALGAARCRGGPLSARPLSAAVRLRAPQRPPGGGEPPRAGGGARWKGVVGAGGDEEEEEAEEGEEEEAELEELLGPSPLAVQPGAQRLAVVHPAVKWGPKKSPLTTAELQIAEAVALVDTLQNWTILDKIIIPTKNPDKKFIFGKGNFQFLTEKIKKLPHVTAVFLNVERISSLTKKELEDAWGVKVFDRYTVVLHIFRCNARTKEAKLQIALAEIPLLRSNLKNEVSQLDQQRGGSRYIMGSGETFMETQNRILKEKELKIRNALEKLRRKRSLLRTQRRKREFPIISVMGYTNCGKTTLIKALTGEAGLQPRDQLFATLDITAHAGYLPSHMAVIYVDTIGFLTDLPHNLVESFSATLEEVAYSDLIVHVRDITHPETILQKATVLSVLKNLHLPSHLLESMVEVHNKVDLTERYKPTEENALAVSALHGHGLEELKEEIEKKILTATGKKILTVNVNLEGPQLSWLYKEATVQEVEVMPEDGTARVKVIISNSAFGRYKNLFPNSRIFMP
- the GTPBP6 gene encoding putative GTP-binding protein 6 isoform X2 yields the protein MKKKKRRRRVRRRRRSWRSCWAPLRWPCSPARSAWPWCTQLSSGARRSRRLPRVRGCAGPAELQIAEAVALVDTLQNWTILDKIIIPTKNPDKKFIFGKGNFQFLTEKIKKLPHVTAVFLNVERISSLTKKELEDAWGVKVFDRYTVVLHIFRCNARTKEAKLQIALAEIPLLRSNLKNEVSQLDQQRGGSRYIMGSGETFMETQNRILKEKELKIRNALEKLRRKRSLLRTQRRKREFPIISVMGYTNCGKTTLIKALTGEAGLQPRDQLFATLDITAHAGYLPSHMAVIYVDTIGFLTDLPHNLVESFSATLEEVAYSDLIVHVRDITHPETILQKATVLSVLKNLHLPSHLLESMVEVHNKVDLTERYKPTEENALAVSALHGHGLEELKEEIEKKILTATGKKILTVNVNLEGPQLSWLYKEATVQEVEVMPEDGTARVKVIISNSAFGRYKNLFPNSRIFMP
- the GTPBP6 gene encoding putative GTP-binding protein 6 isoform X3; translation: MKKKKRRRRVRRRRRSWRSCWAPLRWPCSPARSAWPWCTQLSSGARRSRRLPRIAEAVALVDTLQNWTILDKIIIPTKNPDKKFIFGKGNFQFLTEKIKKLPHVTAVFLNVERISSLTKKELEDAWGVKVFDRYTVVLHIFRCNARTKEAKLQIALAEIPLLRSNLKNEVSQLDQQRGGSRYIMGSGETFMETQNRILKEKELKIRNALEKLRRKRSLLRTQRRKREFPIISVMGYTNCGKTTLIKALTGEAGLQPRDQLFATLDITAHAGYLPSHMAVIYVDTIGFLTDLPHNLVESFSATLEEVAYSDLIVHVRDITHPETILQKATVLSVLKNLHLPSHLLESMVEVHNKVDLTERYKPTEENALAVSALHGHGLEELKEEIEKKILTATGKKILTVNVNLEGPQLSWLYKEATVQEVEVMPEDGTARVKVIISNSAFGRYKNLFPNSRIFMP